The following are encoded in a window of Abyssisolibacter fermentans genomic DNA:
- the nifS gene encoding cysteine desulfurase NifS — MKSVYMDNSATTPVKKEVLDAMIPFYTTKYGNPSSIYSLGRESKKVIDEARDKIAKIFGAKANEIFFTAGGSEADNWAIKGVAFANKNKGNHIITTKIEHHAVLHTCDYLEKQGFEITYLDVDEYGMVDLEQLKNSITDKTILISIMFANNEIGTIQPIEEIGKIAKENNIYFHTDAVQAIGNVKIDVNELNIDMMSLSGHKFYGPKGIGLLYIRNGVKIDNHIHGGAQERKKRAGTENVASIVGLARALEMAYDNLDEHNSKLTKLRTKFIDDIMKNIKHVRLNGHPDKRLPGNVNVSIEFVEGESLLLSLDLEGIAASSGSACTSGSLDPSHVLLAIGLPHEIAHGSLRFSLGDFNTEEEIDYVIDKLVGIVDRLRAMSPLYENVEEE; from the coding sequence ATTAAGAGTGTTTATATGGATAACTCAGCTACAACTCCAGTTAAAAAGGAAGTTTTAGATGCTATGATTCCATTTTATACTACAAAATACGGAAATCCATCTAGTATTTATTCATTAGGAAGAGAATCTAAAAAAGTAATTGATGAAGCTAGAGATAAAATAGCTAAAATTTTTGGAGCTAAAGCTAATGAAATATTTTTTACTGCTGGAGGTTCAGAAGCAGATAATTGGGCTATCAAAGGTGTTGCTTTTGCAAACAAAAATAAAGGTAATCATATTATAACTACAAAAATAGAACATCATGCTGTATTACATACATGTGATTATCTAGAAAAGCAGGGTTTTGAAATAACTTATCTAGATGTTGATGAGTATGGCATGGTTGATTTAGAACAATTGAAAAATAGCATTACTGATAAAACTATACTAATTTCTATTATGTTTGCTAACAATGAAATTGGAACAATTCAGCCGATTGAAGAAATTGGGAAAATAGCTAAAGAAAATAATATATATTTTCATACTGATGCTGTTCAAGCAATTGGAAATGTGAAAATAGATGTAAATGAACTTAATATAGATATGATGTCATTGTCAGGTCATAAGTTTTATGGTCCTAAGGGAATTGGACTATTGTATATTAGAAATGGAGTAAAAATTGATAATCATATACATGGTGGAGCTCAAGAAAGAAAGAAGAGAGCTGGGACTGAAAATGTTGCGTCAATAGTTGGTCTTGCTCGTGCATTAGAAATGGCTTATGATAATTTAGATGAACATAATTCAAAACTTACTAAATTACGAACTAAATTTATTGACGATATAATGAAAAATATTAAACATGTTAGACTAAATGGACATCCAGATAAAAGACTACCAGGTAATGTGAATGTTTCGATAGAATTTGTTGAAGGTGAATCATTATTGCTAAGTCTAGATTTAGAAGGTATTGCTGCTTCTAGTGGTTCAGCATGTACTTCTGGATCATTAGATCCATCACATGTTTTGTTGGCTATAGGATTACCACATGAAATAGCACATGGTTCTTTAAGATTTAGTCTTGGTGATTTTAATACTGAAGAAGAAATTGATTATGTTATTGATAAATTGGTTGGTATAGTAGACAGGCTAAGAGCTATGTCTCCATTGTATGAAAATGTAGAGGAGGAATAG
- a CDS encoding RrF2 family transcriptional regulator: MKLSTKGRYGLKAMFELALHYGKGPLSIKDIAEKQNLSENYLEQLISSLKKKGLVKSIRGAQGGYLLTESPGNITVGVVIRALEGDIIISDCITGEDSSCERESFCVTKNVWIKIRDSINNAIDNITLEDMVNEYTDINKFN; encoded by the coding sequence ATGAAACTTTCAACAAAAGGTAGATATGGGCTAAAAGCTATGTTTGAATTAGCTTTACATTATGGTAAGGGACCTTTATCAATTAAAGATATAGCAGAGAAACAAAATTTATCTGAGAATTATCTTGAACAGCTGATTTCTAGTTTAAAAAAGAAAGGACTAGTAAAAAGTATAAGGGGTGCTCAAGGTGGATATTTGTTAACAGAATCTCCTGGAAATATTACTGTAGGAGTTGTTATCAGGGCATTAGAAGGAGATATAATAATTTCTGATTGTATAACTGGAGAAGATAGTTCATGTGAAAGAGAAAGTTTTTGCGTTACAAAAAATGTTTGGATTAAAATTAGAGATAGCATTAATAATGCTATTGATAATATAACTTTAGAAGATATGGTAAATGAATACACAGATATTAATAAATTTAATTAA
- a CDS encoding DUF3343 domain-containing protein: MLRKIMNYRDYYFVIFKTRNQAIQLYYIMERKGYIYFQLISTPCHIRAGCNYAIKFNTLSHYNILLKEAKENNIELDDLYHFHIVKEKRIYDKITNLEY; the protein is encoded by the coding sequence TTGCTAAGAAAAATTATGAATTATAGAGATTATTATTTTGTTATATTTAAAACAAGAAATCAAGCAATACAACTTTATTATATTATGGAAAGAAAGGGTTATATCTATTTTCAATTGATATCTACACCTTGTCATATAAGAGCAGGTTGTAATTATGCAATAAAATTCAATACACTTTCTCATTATAATATTCTGTTAAAAGAAGCAAAAGAGAATAATATTGAACTAGATGATTTATATCATTTTCATATAGTTAAAGAAAAAAGGATTTATGATAAAATTACTAATTTAGAATATTAA